From the Martelella mediterranea DSM 17316 genome, one window contains:
- the apbC gene encoding iron-sulfur cluster carrier protein ApbC, translated as MTEITSQQVLRSLEAVNLPDGKPLAFSGLVSDIFVTDGKIYFSLTVPGGDAKAFEPVRQAAAKAAEAIPGARQAFVTLTADKPASDQKPRSTEPPKKPEQAAKPDIPGIGSIIAVASGKGGVGKSTTSVNLALGLAAEGLKVGLLDADIYGPSIPRLFGLSGRPMQGPGRTIMPMEKFGLKVMSIGFLVDEGTAVIWRGPMVQSALMQMLREVAWGELDVLVVDMPPGTGDAQLTMAQQVPLAGSVVVSTPQDLALIDARKAIAMFNKVSVPVLGIVENMSTFICPDCGATHNIFGHGGAKDEADKIGVPFLGEVPLAIDIREKSDAGTPVVVDDPGGSHAAAYRSIAKAVLDGLNARTRTAPSIVFD; from the coding sequence ATGACCGAAATCACCAGCCAGCAGGTTCTCAGAAGCCTCGAAGCCGTCAACCTTCCCGATGGCAAACCGCTTGCCTTCAGCGGGCTTGTCTCCGACATTTTCGTGACCGACGGAAAGATCTATTTCTCGCTGACCGTGCCGGGCGGAGACGCAAAAGCCTTCGAGCCGGTGCGGCAGGCCGCGGCCAAGGCGGCCGAAGCCATCCCCGGCGCAAGACAGGCCTTCGTGACGCTGACCGCAGACAAACCGGCCAGCGATCAGAAACCTCGCTCGACCGAGCCGCCGAAAAAACCGGAACAGGCCGCCAAGCCGGATATTCCCGGCATCGGCTCGATCATCGCGGTCGCTTCCGGCAAGGGCGGCGTCGGCAAATCCACGACCTCCGTCAATCTGGCGCTTGGCCTTGCCGCCGAAGGGTTGAAGGTCGGCCTGCTCGACGCCGATATTTACGGGCCGTCGATACCAAGGCTGTTCGGCCTGTCCGGCCGGCCGATGCAGGGCCCGGGGCGCACCATCATGCCGATGGAAAAATTCGGCCTGAAGGTGATGTCGATCGGCTTCCTGGTCGATGAGGGCACCGCCGTGATCTGGCGCGGGCCGATGGTGCAGTCGGCGCTGATGCAGATGCTGCGCGAGGTTGCCTGGGGCGAACTCGACGTGCTGGTGGTCGACATGCCGCCGGGCACGGGTGACGCCCAGCTCACAATGGCCCAGCAGGTGCCGCTCGCCGGCAGCGTGGTGGTCTCGACCCCGCAGGACCTGGCGCTGATCGATGCCCGCAAGGCGATCGCCATGTTCAACAAGGTCTCGGTGCCCGTGCTCGGGATCGTGGAGAACATGAGCACCTTCATCTGCCCCGATTGCGGCGCGACCCACAATATTTTCGGCCATGGCGGCGCGAAAGACGAGGCAGACAAGATCGGCGTGCCGTTTCTGGGCGAGGTGCCGCTTGCAATCGACATCCGCGAAAAATCGGATGCCGGCACGCCGGTCGTCGTCGACGATCCCGGCGGATCGCATGCGGCGGCCTACCGGTCGATCGCCAAGGCCGTGCTGGACGGGCTCAACGCCCGCACCCGCACGGCGCCGTCCATTGTTTTCGATTAA
- a CDS encoding SMP-30/gluconolactonase/LRE family protein — translation MITETVFEGRILVTDRMSLGEGPGYDRDTDMIWWFDINASKLHLLNASTRERRIIQLPEMASALAVVDEHRQVISTETGLYFRDTSTGALSLHVAIEADNAVTRSNDARVHASGAFWVSTMGKNAETGAGAIYHVLEGVVTKLFDKITIPNAICFSPDGATGYYVDTDVNQLMSVPIAPETGLPTGPASVFIDTAHMAGGMDGAVCDGDGNIWNARFGAGVLDQFDPAGKLKARYQLPARQPTCPAFIGRDGGWMMVTSAAQDTRVEEEPNAGNTFALVTGAKPRFDPAYRAGR, via the coding sequence ATGATCACAGAGACCGTATTTGAGGGCAGGATCCTGGTGACGGACCGGATGTCGCTTGGCGAGGGGCCGGGCTATGACCGCGACACCGACATGATCTGGTGGTTCGACATCAATGCTAGCAAGCTGCATCTGCTGAACGCGTCCACCCGCGAGCGCCGGATCATTCAGCTTCCGGAAATGGCGAGCGCTCTGGCGGTGGTGGACGAGCACCGCCAGGTGATCTCCACCGAGACCGGGCTCTATTTCCGCGATACCTCCACCGGCGCGCTGTCGCTGCATGTGGCGATCGAGGCCGATAACGCCGTCACACGCTCCAACGATGCCCGGGTTCATGCCTCCGGTGCATTCTGGGTGTCGACCATGGGCAAGAACGCCGAAACGGGCGCCGGCGCGATTTACCATGTGCTGGAAGGCGTGGTGACCAAGCTGTTCGACAAGATCACCATCCCGAACGCGATTTGTTTTTCGCCGGACGGGGCGACCGGCTATTATGTCGATACCGATGTCAATCAGTTGATGTCGGTTCCGATCGCGCCGGAGACCGGCCTGCCGACGGGCCCGGCCAGCGTGTTCATCGATACCGCGCATATGGCCGGCGGCATGGACGGCGCGGTCTGCGATGGCGACGGCAATATCTGGAACGCCCGCTTTGGCGCGGGCGTCCTCGACCAGTTTGATCCGGCCGGCAAGCTCAAGGCGCGCTATCAGCTTCCCGCCCGCCAGCCGACCTGCCCGGCCTTTATCGGCCGTGACGGCGGCTGGATGATGGTGACGAGCGCCGCGCAGGACACGCGCGTCGAGGAGGAGCCCAATGCCGGCAATACATTCGCGCTTGTCACCGGCGCCAAGCCGCGCTTCGATCCGGCCTATCGCGCCGGCCGCTGA